tacaaaatttttttctaaagttatattttgcgtcaataaaccaatccaattaccatgtttcatcccttttttcgtatttggtatagaattatggcatttttttcatttttcgtaattttcgatatcgaaaaagtgggcgtggtcatagtcggatttcggccatttttcatgattaagcatacatatagtaatacgagtaacgttcctaccaaatttcatcatgatatcttcaactactgccaaattaccgcttgcagaacttttaaattatcttcttttaaaagttggcggtgccacgcccattgtccaaaattttactaactttctattctgcgccataagttcaactttTTCGGtcttccgaaattttcgatatcgaaaaagtgggcgtggttatagtctgatatcgttcattttaaatagcgatctgagatgagtgcccaggaacctacataccaaatttcatcaagatacctcaaaattaactcaagttatcgtgttaacggacagacggacggacggacggacatggctcaatcaaattttttttcgatcctgatgattttgatatatgaaagtctatatctatctcgattcctttatacctgtacaaccaaccgttatccaaagttaatatactctgtgagccctgctcaactgagtataaaaaatatgagAAATCCGATGTTATATACCGGATTCCTTGCAAAAATGACGGGTCCTACGTATGCCCTAAGGTATAAGTTGGTACTACTAAGTCCAGACTAAAAACAAGGATTTCCGcgcataaatcaaatttaaaaaatcgcgaccaccctaatgaaaacaaaacaggtttaagctggagtcattggtgccgtatgtcgtatcgctgtatccgtatccctaacgtaatcagctgtttatcgttacgacggaaaccaaaacccaattggctggctacgatacggttacgaccttataCGGCCCATAcacgacacaaaagccatgcgcaaatataaaacgacgaaatttgtgcaaaggagaattttgacatacacggctcaaaaactctgcgcaatattcatttttaaactagcgcaacaaacgaatcatgtgttctaattgcataaagaaggcaagtgCGGCTTTACTTCTTTCGATTGcattaaaaagaaagaaaagaaagcaaAAGGGTAAACGGATTTGGTCACAATTGTGGTATAAAAAACGAAATGTATTGGGACAGAAAAAATTACTTCGGGAACTTGAGTTTACGTCTCAACGTGACTTTAAAAATTATGTAAGAATGGATAAAGAAACATTTGAAGTACTTTTGTCTAAAGTAGCGCATCGAATTAATAAACGAGACACTGTGATGAGGAAAGCTATTCCTGCGCGTCAtcgtttaactttaacattgcGTTTTTTGGCAAGCGGCAATAGTTTTGAGGACCTAAAATTCCTTACAGCAATTTCTCCACAAGCTATCGGCAAGATTGTAAGCGAGACTTGTGATGCTATAATAGAAGAGCTAAAAGACTACATAAAGGTATttgttacatattttaaacaattaGTACATTTCAATCATCTTACAGTTGCCAACAAATGAAAACGAGTGGAAGATGGAAGCAAACGCCTTTAACCAGCGATGGAATTTTCTCCACTGCAGCGGTGCGATTGACGGCAAGCACGTTAACATAAAAAAACCACCTGGGTCGGGGTCGttttactttaattataaaaAGCATTTCTCTATTATTATGATGGCTGTAGTAAACGcaaattatgaatttttgatgGTCGATGTTGGTGCAAATGGAAGAGCTTCAGATGCTGGTTTATTTAGTCAAACCAAGTTTTTCAAGCAgcgtaaagaaaataaattacgACTACCAAAACCTGAATTGCTTCCAGGatataatgaaaaaatgccatttgTGTTTGTTGCTGACGACGCATTTCCACTAATGGAAAATATAATGAAACCTTTCAGCCACAACTCCCTCGAAAAGAGtgatataatatttaattataggcTATCGCGCGCACGTGGATTGGTCGAAAAGGTTTTCGGAATCTTGGTTTCGCGTTTTAGAATCCTTTTGAATACTTTAAATTTCTCGCCAGATAAATCCACAAAATTTGTTTTGGCGTGTTGTTATTTGCACAACTTCTTGCGTAAATCAAAATGTGAAACATATTTTACTGCTGAGCCCTGTTCAAATGTGGAAACCACAGAAGCTTTCGAAACACCTGGATCGCAAGAAAAGGGAGATGTCTTAGATTCTTTAAGTtccacagcaattagaaatacatCCGCAAATGCAAAACATATGAGAAACAAATTTAGAATATATTTTAGTTCTGTTGGCACGGTTCCATGGCAAGATAAAGTGTATAATAAACTCGTAAACAAAAATGCCAATAGTAATAGgcaactaatataatatgtattaaCATTTGTATTTAtgagtcaaaataaaaaaatgtatgaaccAACCAGTGGTTAATTATGGGTACCTCAAGTTCCCTTCCCTACCAGAAGTAGTTACCATAGCATCGTACGCCGGGGGGTGTACACAATGGTAacagaaataaaaaggaaaaataaaattgcttTAGCGCAGGCAGTCGAAGTTATCtgagttttttttctaattgaaaacagtttagatccagtactcagggaacagtacccaaaacttgtggaagaggaacgcatactccccagggaaacacgagtcactctggctcaacttcgttctggatactgtaacaggttaaactcttacatatccagaatcaaccccgacatacaaaatgtatgccccgcttgcaatgtgtccacacatgacaccaaccatctctttaattgtaatgtggaaccaacgcctctaacacccctttcactatggtccacccctgtcgaaacagcaagtttccttggactcccgttagaggatattgatgacaatttgtgatcggtcgcagctattaggtggggcgaaacattgctacaacaacaaaaactagtttACGGGGCAAATTTATACCACCCGATTGaatggaagaaaaaattttagatgaaCTTAAGAAACCCTTTCCAACAAGTAAAAAAAGATGTCCAAAGTTCAGTGAACGCAGTGATACAAACCCATCGGTATGATAATTATGATTAAATTTACAGtgtaacatttttatttaaacctATTAAATACAAACAATAGCTTTTCTAATGTTTGCTAAATGCTTACACATTTCTAATACGAAATACTTCCAGCAATTTCAAATGTTTCTCCAAACACATCAACACCTTATAAATAGCTTATATGTACATGTCCTTTAAAACTTGTCTCAAACCACTTGCAGCTGCAGCGTACGCTCCTCCATTTGCTTTGGCCTTGCATTATCGTAACGTACAAATTTATTAACTTGGAATGCTTCATCTTCATGATAATCTGTATCTACAACAAATACATCAACCACTTTTTCTATAATATACTGTTCCTTTTGTAGTATATTTGTTAGTAGCAACGGACTAATTTTGATAAGACCCAAACGCGCTGGACACACCGTAAGCGGAAATTCACGTTGTTCACCTGATGCTAATTTACCAATTGAAAACTCTGCAGCACCACTATAATCACAATTGAGTTCAAGTTGAGTTTCTAATTTGACGACTAAATCCATTGGACGTTCTGCAGTATTGGACAAACGACAAACAAACGTAAAAGCTTCACCTATTTTGACAATATTTTGTGCATCAATAACTTCGAGGCGTACATCTTTGTATTCAAAGGGCTGAAATATAAAACCAATGGTAAAATTAATATTGTTATTGAATCAACTATTTCAGTGTTCTTGATATGCACATACCAATCGTTGCAATTGATTCGTTTGCAAACGTCCTTTTTCGCCAAGATTCGAGCGCCATACAATATCTAATTTTCCAACAGTGTTCTCTAGTCGCAGGGTTTTAATGTATTAGATTGTAAATCGGCTTTAACAGTAACACCATCCACAGAATAGGTGGTTATGCACACAAATGTAGCtagcaaatgtttcacctgcaatAAAAAAAAGATCGCATTATCACCTACAAATGCTGCAGGACATctgaaaattttacctaaatatatggAACCGAAAGATTGTGGCAATAAGATGAATTTTAGCTTTTTAGCGTTCTATTGCTGTAATCAGCACtccttattttccacagtgctggtaattcacgacACAAGTCAAAAAACtggcaccagaagcgtttattttccattttatttataattacgcTTTTTCACTTTTATTGAATTCCTGGTACAAGCTAGATATGGTCTTTACGCCTtcgataataaaatttttaagcgaTGTTAtgttatcagaaaccacaggtaaactgtataACATTCACctcacacgaagaaaaaagcatgtgcaatttttgcagcatgcgtaaatatcaaaatcgttttgattttagcgcagttctctgcacAAATAGCGCAAACactgcacacaccgggcaaatccttgtgcaaattggtaattggcacaaggatacttgtgcCGTGTAATTAGCGTATAAAAAGAATGTAAAGTAATATTATACATATGACATAAGCAAATATTAGCAGGGTTGCCATATCAGTTATTGTTAACagtatcttttgttgtaatgcttcTCCTGTAGCATTATTggtaccatggcggaacgatacaaggtagcagcatggttacatacctacaaacatatataaaaattctatgtactttgtttttgtaaattcgatggccaaatatcaaaatcgtactgcgctgtatgtatcaaatcaaataaaaaagtttataatcagctatcccatgctgccaccttgtatcgttccgccattattgctacgttctcaaaatctggagtgtgcccggtttctctgcaatgctgaccatggttcaactacatacatatatggttggctcatctgtacaataacaaaatatgtctgttcaaactgtcaaaatctgtgtattggtgtttgtgcgaatggtatggaatggaaacataaaacttagcagtttttgtatgtgtaagaaaatgttgccaatgtcaaagaggataaatataataagagccgtcactggttattttttaggcatttactcgatgtaaactgtgaggtagtcgctactttttttttggcgagatgtttataaatgtcttctatacattttcataggGTATTTGtgttgcataaagtgacaacaccgcatggataaatggaaggaaattcaaaaatgtccctcataaaacaaaagtagcgactacctcacagtttacatcgagtaaatgcttaaaaaataacgagtgacggctcttattatatttatcctctttgccaatgtgttggtttcattttgagtttgccatctcagttgacaatcccatcgaccatgcaatgaaataaataaaatcagatgatgagatgagccaaccaatAATTGAGCCATGAATGCTGACTTAAAGCTGCTTTGTTTTCATtagggtggtcgcgattttttaaatttgattatgcGCGGAAATCCTTGTTTTTAGTCTGAGCTTAGTAATATCAACGTATACCTTAGGGCATAGGACCCCTCATTTTTGCAAGGAATCCGGTATATAACGTCGGATTtgtcatatttttatactcagttgagcagagctcacagagtatattaactttgattggataacggttggttgtacaggtataaaggaatcgagatagatatagacttccatatatcaaaatcatcagtatcgaaaaaaaattttattgagccatgtccgtctgtccgtccgtccgtccttctgtccgttaacacgataacttgggtaaattttcaggtatcttgatgaaatttggtatgtaggttcctgggcactcgtctctgatcgctgtttaaaatgaacgatatcggactataaccacgcccactttttcattatcgaaaatttcgaaaaaccgaaaaagacggataaagcggataaagcgatgaaacttggtaggtgagttgaacttatgatggagaatagaaaattggtaaaatttttgacaatgggcgtggcatcgcccacttttaaaagaaggtaatttaaaagttttgcaagctgtaatttggcagtcgttaaagatatcataatgaaatttggcaggaacgttactcctattactatatgaatgcttaataaaaattagcaaaatcggagaacgaccccgcccactttaaagaaaagtcaaattttttttttaaagtcaaattttaacaaaaaatttaatatctttacagtatctgatatacttatgtcaacattcgactccaataatgatatggtgcaataaagtacaaaaataaaagaaaatttcaaaatgggcgtggcttagccccttttcatttaatttttctaggatactttttatgccataagtcgaacaaaaatttagcaatccttgtgaaatttggtagggtcttagattctaggaggataactgttttctgtgaaaaagggcgaaatcggttgaagccacgcccagttttatacacagccggCCGTCTgtcctccgctcggccgttaacacgataacttgagcaaaaatcgatatatctttactgaactgactttgtattggtgtaaaaaatggccgaaatccgacttgaccacgcccacttttttgatatcgaaagttacgaaaaatgaaaaaaatgccattattctataccaaatacgaaaaaaggatgaaacatggtaattggattggtttattgacgcaaaatataactttagaaaaaaactttgcaaaatgggtgtgacacctaccatattaagtagaagaaaatgaaaaagttctgcagggcgaaatcaaaagcctttggaatcttggcaggaatactattcgtggtattacatatataaataaattagcggtacccgacagatggtgttctgggtcaccctggtccacattttggtcaatatctcgaaaacgccttcacatatacaactaccaccactcccttttaaaatactcattaacacctttcggttgatacccatattgtacaaacgaattctagagtcacccctggtccacctttatggtgatatctcgaaaaggcgtccacctatagaactaaggcccactcccttttaaaatactcattaagacttttcatttgatacccatatcgtacaaacaaattctagtcacccctggtccacctttatggcgatatctcgaaaagaagtccacctatagaactaaggcccactcccttttaaa
The Eurosta solidaginis isolate ZX-2024a chromosome 5, ASM4086904v1, whole genome shotgun sequence DNA segment above includes these coding regions:
- the LOC137252945 gene encoding putative nuclease HARBI1, giving the protein MCSNCIKKASAALLLSIALKRKKRKQKGKRIWSQLWYKKRNVLGQKKLLRELEFTSQRDFKNYVRMDKETFEVLLSKVAHRINKRDTVMRKAIPARHRLTLTLRFLASGNSFEDLKFLTAISPQAIGKIVSETCDAIIEELKDYIKLPTNENEWKMEANAFNQRWNFLHCSGAIDGKHVNIKKPPGSGSFYFNYKKHFSIIMMAVVNANYEFLMVDVGANGRASDAGLFSQTKFFKQRKENKLRLPKPELLPGYNEKMPFVFVADDAFPLMENIMKPFSHNSLEKSDIIFNYRLSRARGLVEKVFGILVSRFRILLNTLNFSPDKSTKFVLACCYLHNFLRKSKCETYFTAEPCSNVETTEAFETPGSQEKGDVLDSLSSTAIRNTSANAKHMRNKFRIYFSSVGTVPWQDKVYNKLVNKNANSNRQLI
- the LOC137251811 gene encoding probable trafficking protein particle complex subunit 13 homolog, encoding MDLVVKLETQLELNCDYSGAAEFSIGKLASGEQREFPLTVCPARLGLIKISPLLLTNILQKEQYIIEKVVDVFVVDTDYHEDEAFQVNKFVRYDNARPKQMEERTLQLQVV